GCCCGGCAGCCAACTTCCCGGCTGGAGTTAGTGTATAAAGGATAccatatatgcacacacacatacccacACCTCTCCAGCAAGGCGCTCCTCCTCCGCCTCCTCCCTCGACCAACtgctggaattaaaataaaaagcaaaacaaacaccaaaaaaaaaaaaaaaaaaaaaaaaaaaaaaaagaatccaacAACCAAcaatcaaccaaccaacaaaccaacaaccaaaacaacaaaccgaGCGAGAGAGCGAGAGAGCGCgagagggagagaaacaatTCGCGAGGTAACGAGAAATTTcaacttttttctctcttctttttttttttttttttttacttcttctttttttttttttttttttttttttccaaccgCCTAAAGGAAAggtagagagaggaaaaaaaaaaaaaaatgtcttatcCAGAGCGTGACTCTCGCAAGAAGGCTCCGGCGGGACTCTTGTTTCAAAGGGGACAAAGTGCTCCAGCACCAGCACAACTTTGAGAAATgcatcatcaccaccatcaccaccatcatcatcacAGGAAGTTTTCTTAGGACACCAACAACAAAACTTGCGAATAAAAGAGCAAAAGGAGATCGGGGAGCTGAGGAGAGCGAGAAAGACGcggagagagaaagagacagaggggaaaggaaaggaaaaaaaaaaaaaaggaaaatataccCACACACAAAGCcttaaaggaagaagaaaaggaaaagtttcGCCCTGAGAGGGGAAGGCTGAGAGGTGGAGATGTACTCCTAGGGGAGCCGAGGGGAGAAGGCACGGGGGCTTTTTgatccccccccccttctttttcgCTTTTTAGCCTTTGTTTGGTTTCCTCCCTGCGAGCAGCAAACTCGGGCGAGAGGGCGGCGGAGGAAAAATAGATGtacagctaaatatttctgcttggttttggcaaaagagaaaaaaaaaaaaaaggacgaCGAGGAAAGcgatttaaagagaaaaaaaaaaaaaaccaccacaaaaaggagaaggaaatcgAGGCGAAGCGAGAGCCGGCGGCTGCAAGGGCCGCGGAGCCGCGGAGCGGAGCCAGGACGGCGGGCGGACGGGCGGAGGACCGCGCGCCGCGGAGCGCTAGCAGGTGAACCCCGCGCCCCGGCGCCCCGGCGAGGCTGGgaaggcggcggcggcggcggcggcggcgcgggcggcggcCCCGGCAGCGGCCCCGGCAGCGCCGGGCAAGGGCGCTCGCGGCGGGCGCCCGGCAGCCGCCGGCggcagcgcggcggcggcggcgcggcgggggcgagcggcgggcggcgggcgcgggATGGCCGCGGCCACCTCTAACCCCTACCTCCCCGGCAACGGCATCCTGGCGGCCGGCTCCATCGTCCACGCGGActcgggcggcggcggcggcggcggcggcggtggcaTGCAGCCGGGCAGCGTGGCCGTCACCTCGGTGGCGGGCGGGTACCGCGGCGACCCGGCGGCCAAGATGGTCCAGAGCGACTTCATGCCGGGCGCCATGGCCGCCAGCAACGGCGGCCATATGCTGAGCCATGCCCACCAGTGGGTGACAGCCCTGCCCcacgccgccgccgccgccgccgccgctgccgccgccgccgccgaaGCGGGCTCGCCCTGGTCCGGCAGCCCCGTGGGCATGACgggcagcccccagcagccgccgccgccgcccgacGTCAAGGGCAGCGGCGGGCGCGACGACCTGCACTCAGGCGCGGCGCTGCACCACCGGCCGCCCCACCTGGGCCCCCCGCACCAGGGGCACCCAGCGGCCTggggcgcggcggcggccgcccACCTGCCCTCCATGGCCGgcgggcagcagcagcagcagtcgcTCCTCTACTCGCAGCCCGGGGGCTTCACGGTGAACGGCATGCTGAGCCCCCCCCCCGGCGGGCAGAGCCTGGTGCACCCGGGGCTGGTGCGCGGCGAGACGCCGGAGCTGGGCGAGCACCCCgggcaccaccaccaccatcaccaccagcaCCCCGGCCACCACCCGCCGCACCACGGCGGCGTCAACAGCCACGACCCGCACTCGGACGAGGACACGCCGACCTCGGACGACCTGGAGCAGTTCGCCAAGCAGTTCAAGCAGCGGCGGATTAAGCTGGGCTTCACCCAGGCCGACGTggggctggcgctgggcaccctcTACGGCAACGTCTTCTCGCAGACCACCATCTGCCGCTTCGAGGCCCTGCAGCTCAGCTTCAAGAACATGTGCAAGCTGAAGCCTTTGTTGAACAAGTGGCTGGAGGAAGCCGACTCCTCTACGGGCAGCCCCACCAGCATCGACAAGATCGCCGCCCAGggcaggaagaggaagaagcgGACCTCCATCGAGGTGAGTGTCAAGGGGGCCTTGGAGAGCCACTTTCTGAAATGCCCCAAGCCCTCCGCCCAGGAGATTACGAACCTAGCGGAcagcctgcagctggagaaggaggtggtcagggtttggttttgcaatCGGAGGCAGAAAGAGAAACGGATGACCCCACCGGGGATCCAGCAGCAGACCCCCGACGATGTCTACTCCCAGGTCGGCACCGTCAACTCCGACACGCCGCCTCCTCACCACGGACTGCAGGCCAGCGTGCAGTGAGGGGCACCGGCGGGCGGGCCGGGAGGCGAGGGGGCCGGGACGGGCACCGCCACCGGCGCGCACAGCCGCCCGCTCACCCGGACATActcacacacacgcacacacaaacacacacacacacacacacgatcCAGGCTCGTTCAGACTGcttgtgtttatatatatatggatagACGCGTgcatctatatctatatatatatatatataagatcGATACCGATAGGGAGCGGTGGAGAAGGGTCGATCCGAGCGAGAACGTTCAGACCGCGTTGGGAAAGCGGGGTGGAGATGCGTAATGCACCAAAACTGCAGCTGTGCCGGGGGGTGGCTGTGGGGAGAGGGCTTGGGAGGGTGGGCTcgagctttttttttaattttattctttaattattattatttttatttgcattttcactCTCCAAATTATCCCCCTCTCGCAGCGAGCACCACTGATGTCTGCgcctcttctctcccctcctccccccctccccgcagTCTTCCCCCTATCCCCAAAAGGGCTCTCTTCTATGAATCACagaaactttttttctcctttctctctcgttcctttttttttccttttttttttttttccctcttttttttttttttttcctttcctagttgtgtttttttgcttggttttggttttttttttttttttttttttttgaatgggagcaatcagaaaaaaaattagggaagcagaagcaaaataatCTGGTTAATCAGAGGGTGCCTGCTGCATTCCAGCACCCTGTTTTTCTTGGCCAAACCGTAGGATTTTGGTGCAAGGCAGACATCCACTCTGAAaacatatatatctatatatctatatattctGCAAAATGAAAGGGGCCactttttccaggaaaaaaagaaaagaaaaaaaaaaggaaaagaaaatatgcacaCAGCACTAAAAACAAGCAGACTGCATAGGGaagcaaatacatatatatatatttatctatatatataggtatagctatagaacaaaaaatatggaaataaacGCCCTCACACCGAAAAACTGACCCTgaggagaaaaggggggggagggacAGACgccggggggaggggggggagaaggagagGTTGTTGGTCCCTAAAGTTCTAGCTCTGTAGAAGGACTTTGCATGAATTAAGGGAACCAgtgagagaaagggaaataatttaGGGCTGTCAAAGTCCTACTCCTGACGGCTGCCAATCATCATGGAAgagtcataaaaaaaaaaaaaaaaaaaaatccactgctaatattttttttattaatatttttattttttatttctggacTGATTCAGATAAAGGGATTTAGAAGGACTGAGCATCTGCAGCTGCACTTATCTGAACTTCTCCTCTCCTAAATCCGTTGCCAACTTTGATTGAATGGGTGCTGTGGATGTGATTATATAATACTGCCATTTCCAAGCAGTGTTTTTGGTAGGTTTTAATAAACAGACTTTTCAAAAAGACGGCAATATAGAATTGTTAGATCCGTTGttgatctaaaaaaaaaaaaaaaaaaaaaaaaaaatttgctttatattttcattaaatgacttcttttaatattttattcagaATACCTATGAACTGCTGCAAAAcggtaatttattttttccccagatcTTGTATTACGTGTTTTTTTCAGACGAGcacaaatcaaaatgaaatgaaaatatggaCAGTTGTTAGGTAATAAGGGTATCTTTTGATGTGATAATTTGATTGTAATTTAATTTGAGTAGTGATTCCGTAAGAGCTGattgagaaaataaatttgttaGAATGAAATAGTCTGTGTCTGATGCATAAACACTGTGTCGAAAAAACCCAAAGTTCTCTGAAGGGTAATACTGCAAATGATGAAGTGAGAGGAAGATTGGGGGGTCCGAGCCGCTTGCCCGGGCAGGGTCGCCTTCCCTCCTGTACCCCCGGGGCTATTCTCCCTTCATCCCCCCCCTGCCCGGCCGTCACATCTCCGTGGTGTCCTCTATCGGTGTAGGGCCCCCCCGCCgtggggagggaagcagagatTAGGGATGCTGAAAGCCCCCCTTCCCGCAGGGAGGGCCGTGCTGGGCGGGTTAGGCTGGCCCGGCAGGGCCTGGGTAGGGCCGGTGTCCGGAGCAAGGTTGGCTCCAAAAGTTCGTTCTCGGTTGCCCTCTTTTCAAACTGAGGCGGAGGGCGAGGGGAGGGGGGTTGTAAACTGTAAATTATTTTGATGCATTTTGTGTCTGTGTAAATAGTTGTATTTATCTTTATAATTTaagcagctattttttttttcttccactagAGTAATACTTTACCCCATCCTCCGTGTGGTCCGCCTGGTTCACCgtttctgttgttgctgttggTGTTGTTGTTGATGTTGttggtttagggtttttctATGGGATGTGAAGTGTTGTAGTCTAATTTTGTCCCACACAAACACACGCGTGTGCTGGTAATGTTGGAGATGCCGGTGGATGCGCTAAAGTTGCCTGTCAGATTTATCCGCTATAATTTATTGCGATACAGGGACAAGTGAACCACCTTCTCCGCGTTCTTCATTCTCAAGCGGGGAGGTTGTGGGAACCACAGAGCTGTACCTCCCGCCTCCACCCGCCCCCACTGATAATCTACCAGAGAATAAGGTTTTCTTTTATGGTCCATCTCATCCGTGGCTCCTTCCtcaccttcctctccctctcttcgtcctcccccccttcccatTTACTCTATGTGCTATTGAGTCAGGGGGTTAAACCCCCCGAAAACTGCTGTAGGAACaacaaacatttcttcctttcagattAGGCCTTGTGTCAGTCCATAAATCAAAGGCAACCTGAGAGCCGGGAGCCGGGATGCGTTATTTTACCGCCAGCTCGTAGTAAAACATCACCGTCGGTTTGATTTGTGAAATCCGAAAGGCCCCACTGACACggagggaaaaaaggggagggggaggaaaggggggaaaaaacccaaaccgacaaagggaaagaaacccCGAAAGGGTAAAGGACGGTCTTTCTTTTGTTCGTTTTAGCAAAAGCTGTCGGCTCATTTCGCGGCTGGGGCGGGAGGGGGGAGCGCCGGGCCCCGTTAAGGCGGGAGGTGGGATCCTCTTTTCCACCCGTGAAGGGGAGCGGTTTATTAGGCGGGGAGAACGGCTGTTTAAATTTCGGAGCGCTATTCGGTTCCTCGATTCTGTTGGCAACAAAGAGCCAACGTGAGGCTTCGCACTGGTTTCTATTATAAGGCAACCCTGGGGGGGAGGATGCCTCAGAAAAGCCGGGGTGCAGGCGGGGGGATAGGGGGCAACCTTTGGTCCGTGGGACGGCAAAACATGCCCGTTCCGTGGACTTGTCACGCAGAAAAAGTGAGGCCACAGGctctccccccccccggccccccttCCACTCCCCGAGAAACGGAACCCTTTGAATGTATTTAGGAATTTCAGGGTTGTGAAGCTGTGAGATAACGAGAGGTAGATAATCACTGAGGGTTTGCGCTAAGGGTTATATGGTTACACgtgtaaataatgaaaatattgttATATATCGCCAGATCTCTTAATGAATTTAGTAATTGTGTTCATTTCTAGTATCAGTGCTCTGTGCTGGTAATTGAGTAGGCAACATTTTCCTTACtccatttttttaattccccctcttttttttttttctttttcctgctgttctgcCCAAAGGAAAGCCAAATGTTTTAGGAAGTTCTGCTTGATCAGTCTGGGTAATCCCGACATGTGCTTATTTATAGTTTACGTTTTCCTATCCTGTGGTCCCCAGTATCCTCATTCCCTCCCATcgcaccccatcccatccttccCCCGTCGAGCCTGTACACAAGAAATCATTTTCAGGTGTATTGAAAACAGCCATCTCACTGTCGTTGGTCTGCGTTATCTGTTGAAATTTAGCAGAGAGCTCTACCTTGGTTTAAAAACGCAGCGGTTCCACTAGGAAAGTGATCTTTCCAGAATCCTTATGCTTTAATGTAGTGGCTCGTGTTTGCACATGACGATGCTCAGAACTTGTTTTGTATGACTGGTTTCCAATTGAACGCTTAGAGAATAATCGGTTCTACTATGAAATGCAGTATATACTATTGATAATTTTATCCGTAaattgtaatattttaaataattttaacaatttaatctgctttttaaattatatatttgtaaaatatttatcCTGTCGTAAAGCAACAATATATTGTTGTATTTATTcgtttatttttgtaataaatgATCAACATCTTCCAGCTACAGCAAAATCAATACTTCTATACATTTATCCAGGGATATATGTCTGAGGCACAGAGAGACTTGTTCGGGTTTTCCCGGGGTGGAAGGATCACCCTTGTGCCTGGCAGGTTGCAGGACCAAACTCTAGGCAAGAGCTTCTTCGCCACATGTACTTTACTTTGCTGGAGTTCCCGGGTAATTAATCAAACTCAGAAAGGGATGCAACAAGTCCCGGCCTCGGAGGCAGGCGTGAAGAGAGCGCTTTAGGGCAGGGACCGGGTTTGCTTAAACCAGGGATGGCGAGGAGCGTGGTGGCCTGTGTCCAGACAGGCAGACGGGTGGACGGATAGATGGAGCGAGGGAGGGCGATGCAGGGAGGTGGTTGCCCCACCGGTATTCTCAGTTGAAGTTTGGAATAACGGAGCGGGCGCTGCCTGCAATGGCCGGCgggagagaggggagagagaCGGCGGGCGGCCCCGCGGGACCGGTGACACTGCACTCGGGTGCTTGTCTTTTGGGCTGAGAGTCTTTGGCCGTACAAAAAGCCAAGGGGCGAAGGCCGAGAGGGGTTAGGCTGGCCGTCGACTCTGTTCTCTCTGCCGTCAAAGGAGCAGCGGGGTCTCGGGGGCGCCCACGGGGCCACGCTGTCGGGGCCGCACCGGGACCCGacccccccttccttcctcctcctccctggggGCCGCACCTCGCCCAGGGAGAACGGTGCCCGGGCCGCGTTTCCCCACCCGTGGAAGGCCGGCCCGGGGCAGCACCGACAGGGCGTCCCGCGGTGCCCGGCCGCGCTCCCTCCCCGCTGGGGCGGCCCGGGCGGCGGAGCGCGGCTGCCCGGGAGGGGCGGGCGGGCCGGAGCTCCCGGCGGAGCAGGGCAGCCCCGGGGGGAGCCggccggcgggcgggcggcgcggtgCCGCGGCGGCAGCTGCTGCGGGTCCCACAAGTTGTTTTCCTCGTGGCGACCATTGAGGAAAACGCAGACTCCTTTCTCCAAGATTTAAATTTCGCGGATGAATTACCATACAGCGGTTGCTTAGCAACTAAATTCAAGCCGGGCTAAGAATATGCAAGCTTTTTGTATTCTCATTAATAAAAATGCCACTCTGACACAGCAACCTGACTTTGGATCACTGCAACTTCTGTAAAAGCCATGGGAGAATACAAACCGGCTCCTCCATTTAATTACAGATCAGAGTGGCTTGAAATGTGATGTTTTGTTAATCTATCTTCCTAAAAGCGATGTAAAAAATAACGGCTTTTCAAGAGCAGTGGAAAACTACTTTTTTAATGGAGCTGTCTCCTGGTGCTACTGATGGCTGTAAAGCGaaaccttctttcctttttttttttttcttttgagtcaCACTTTCGAGCAGCATCCCCCCTTCCTTTTTGAGTTTCCTGAAATCAAAAAACCAGTAAGGCATTGGGAACCAccggggaagaaagaaagaaagaaaataatgataaaaataaataagctgCAGCCGACTGGCGGGTCGGAGAGGCGAGCATCGCTCAGGGAAGAGAAAGGTGGAGGTAAAAATGTCGAGGAGCAGCCCCAGTCTGAAACAGACCCACATTTGGGGTGCTGCCTGTCCTGGTTCTGGAGCAGGAGTCAGTCCCTTGCTCCAGAGTGGTTCTGTTTGGCGTACGGTGCCTGGCTACTTCTGCTGgggagggcagaagaaacgccTTCAGGGAGACCTTGTTGAATGTTTCTCTCCAAAAATGTGTTTCCCCTTTCTGCCAACATTGACTTTACATTACTCTTCGAGCAGTAGAGATAAGCTCTTGGCGTTCGATTCTGGCATCGCGCACCCAATCTCGTATATATGGGAGAATGACCTCATCAGAGGAGGACTGTGTGTATAGATAGGATTATTTAAACATAGACTAGACACCTACATATAAAGCTATATATAAAGATGTGTGTGTATgagatagatatatatatatgtatgtgtggcTTCAGCAGCACCAAAGAACTTCCTAGCCAGCCCGTGGGAAGGGCTGCCTACCTTTGGGATGGGGGGCAGTGGCTGCAGCGGCCGCTGGCTGCTTTCACTGATATCTGGGGGGGGtgttgtgtgtgtggtgtgCTTTTTTAGCAACAGAGTTAAACTcaaactttcttttctcctctctttccccctccccccccccccccccccgcccctttatttttcctcttgaaagtGCTAAAATTGAGCCTGTATTGCACAAAACCCAAGCCACATTAAAAGTTCAGTCATGTAGGGGggtttattattgttatttgtatttttccGACAGGGTTTATCTGCAGGAAGAACTTGGGGGGCTGTCCAAGCTGTGCAGGTCACTGAGGAATCAGGGgtgctccctcctcctccctccaccccctttctctcttttgcttttaaggTTTTCATTTCTCCCctgaaaggaggaggatggCTTGAAGGGGGGTGGATGGTCGAGGGGGTTAGGCATTTCCAAACGTGAGTTTGTGATCGAGGGAGCTCTCTCTCCCAGCAGGGTTTAGTCTCTCTTCACTTTAAAACGTAGAACAGcagaccaaaaagaaaagaaaaaatcccatgTAACAAATAccaagggaagaaaaggcagtGAAGTGAGAACCTGTGAAGACAAGAGTCCCCCTGAAACTCAGGCTCACCCAAAGCTACAGCAGAGTGTTTTGCTTCTCTCCCCAACGGTTATAGGATGAGTATCACAAGGCTACAGCATAAATAATCACATTGCCTTCCATTTtacatctctctctctctagcaGAGTTGAGATTAAAAGCCAAAATCCAAGCGCAGCCCTTAAAGAGCGGTTGAATGGTGCCAGTACATATGTTTCCCACTCACATGTTGAAAACTGTACCTTCAAACATAGGCTTGTTTCTGATAGCTTGCATTTCTTCAGCTACaaggctgggggaaaaaagctaaACAGAACTTTTCTGAATTGTTCCTATTGAGCACATCAGTAGGGTAAAAAGATGGAGCTACATTATCTCGATACCTTCAACgcaaacagggaaagtttatcGAGGCAAGCTCACAGGCATACCACAAATGGAGATCGTTATTTTAAGACCCGGGATGGTTCAAACTGACTTGACACCAGTACTGAGCACCATAACATATTTGGTTTGGAAACAAACTTTCCTCCACAGTAGCATGAAGTGGATTGCTGCTCCTGGATACCAAGTCACTCCAAGTGTCCCCTCACTGCCTTTCTTGCAAGGCACATGACAGAGAGGAGAGTTTCTATCCACAGGGATGGTGCTTTCCTATCACGCTGCTCTGCATGCCCTCCAAAGCCTAGGCAAGGGGTCCCAGCAGAATTATTTCTTCCTAGAAAGAAGCCTAagatgagaagggaaaaaatggattagaagggGGAAAACAGCTGGGGACTGTTACCTGCACTGATAGTAGGCCTGCTTTTGAACACAACATCAAGGCAGCGTGATACATGTGTGAAATGACAAAGACAGGTACTATTTCTTCCTGAGGTCCACGCTGATTGGAGAAAGCCAAAGAGTTGTTGACTGCCTCGTGTCCGGGGCCATTCTTTCAATTCTAAATGAATTGATTTAAAAAAGGAGAGACTGGCTAATGGGGAACCATATGGCTGCTATATTTATGTGCACCAAACCAAAATTTAAACAACTTGAGGCAGCGTGGGCTGtataaatgttttatatatagTAACCTTTGTGTTATTAGTTTTGGAAATGCTTGGTGCTACTTCCCTGCCACCGCTCCATAGAGCTGACTATATGTCATTCAGTCCATGCTACAGGCGAGTGGGAACTGTTTGCTCAACAAGTCTAGGTTCCATTTCCAACTGGAGTACTAACGTACACCCTGAGCTGGTCACACAAAGCCAGATAGCCCTGTGTACATAGACCACTTCACCGAGCAGTCAGCTGAAGTACAAAAACGAAGCATGTGGTTGTAGGGGAGGTGTGGGCTGGAGGGTCTTCTGAATGagttggtttggttgtttggattttccctcctttctgtgTGAGTGCTTGTGAGAGCCAGAGGATGGGGACATCCTCCTGGAGCTGAGTCTGGGCCCATCTCTCCACCTCCCCTTCAAGTTGAAGACATTGTGAATATTTACCGAGTACGACAGACAGGAGGAGTGCTGGGCATTGATCATTATTATATCCCTTCCTCGACAGAAAGTGGGCCCAGGATAGCAGAGCTGAAACTAATCTTTCtgaaaggggggaaagaaaaaggagatgtGTGTTGGCGAAGAATTGTGCTGGAGTCACATACATTTCATTCATCTTCTGGAGCTCTCATTCAAAAGAGGGGTTCATCTGCCCAAGTAGGACATTTCTCAGAGAAACCTAATAGATATTTATTCTAGAGTCCACAGTAAAGCTATAGACCAAATGCAAGGTGCACAGCTCTCcatttgtttctctctctctctcacacacatccacacatacacacaaacatacactcccttctcttcctaaaataataaaacatccTCTCCCCAGTTCTGCCGCCTTGTCTATTTTATGCAGATCCACACTCAAATGTGTACCAAAATTCTTAACTCAATTTACTGAAATCACCTAGATTGTAGAGGAAATTAAACTAAACTAGGAGCTATGTGAAATGTTGAACTTTAAATACCATCCGCTACCTcgagaagaagaaaatgagtcAATAAGTGCTCAGGTTTCTGCTACTTTTAGATTATCGTaattaaaagaattattttgttagatttttttttcttttgcttagcGTGGTGAGAATTCCCTCATGCTGTAACAGTGGGCAtttgaaaataatgcttttctcttttgattttgGGCTGAAGGACGGGGTTACGGTGTGTCCCCTTAGTGTTAATGACGGATACAGACGTGTTTAATCTCACGAATGGTACGTGTGTTTCTGTGAATACCAGGCGACATGACAATGTCATTTTCAGTAGCCCAGAAGAGGCATGTTTTACCTGGAGAActgggctgggtgctgctgctctggggttTAGGTTGGGTTTTTAATTGTCCTGCCTATTCTCTCAAGTCAGTATTAATGCCATACAGCAGGGCTGAGGCCAGGGCTGAGCGAGCCCCGTCATTAACAATAGCATAAACAAAGGAAGGGGACCAGTTACCTTGACATTAGATGCCCGCTTTGTTCCCGAGCCTCCAACTGCATCCTGAAGCCCATACAGGGAAGTATTGCCTACGGGAATGAATAATCCACTCCAGCTATTGTCCCAGTcccctggaaaacaaaacaacacaaccaaaacaaagaTGACagcccccacccccacccctccccgCTCCGCACGGAGCCTCCGAATGGTTCCATCCCCTCATGCCTTTCCCCGCACTTCTCCCCATCACTCTCACCACTAACCCGCTCCCCTGAGCGCTGCCCAAAGGCGCCTCCCGCTTCGCCCAAGCTCTTCAGGCCCCCTGTTCCCCAGTTTCCATGAGGAAATGGCTTGGAGGacacccccccccacacacacacacaccgtGTTCTGGGGAGGACGAGGGGCAGCGAAGAGGCTGTGCGCTCTTGTGTTCCGCAGGCCGGCCGGGCTGCGCCGGAGGGTGTCCGCGATGGACGGGGAGGCCCGGCGGCATGGGATGGGTGCCCTCAAGCCGGGGTGTCGTGTGTGTGTCACAGGGAGACGGCATTCATTCCACTACCACTGCGACGTGGCCTGACTGAGGGGCAGCGCGACATCCCCACGCACTGCCGTGGAGAGGCGGGGGGGCGAgcgtctctgtgtgtgtatctcCATTGTCCTTCCAGCTTCGCCCTCTCGGGGCGATTTTCCCCTTGGAGGGACCCACCCGGCGCTACGCCCCCCTCGTCCCCCCCTCCTGGCAGACCGCGCTCCGCAGCCTTTGGATTTGGGAGAAACGCCCGGTGCAGgcctccctcccccttcctcttccctccctgctcctgcccggCCGGAGGAAGAAGCCTGCGTGGAGCAGGAGCGTCTCTTTCCTCTGCTAAAATAATTGAGCTCCTCGCATCCAGTtttgctttccccttctcctaGAGCCCCATGCTGGCCGTCAGGGCAGAAGGATGGAGAGGAGCCCCAGCAAAGTTTGAGGGGGGCTGCTCTAACCccgtccttctctgcagggagaTGGAGCCGGGCCAGGCCACAGTAGCACTCCCGGGGGCTCCCTCCCACTCCGGGGTCAGCTTTTGTTCCCGCTATGCTCGAAGGGGAAAAAGTTCAAAGCCCCGGGAGCCCCGCGCCTTCGCCTGTCTCTCcgggagaagaggaaggagacCTGGTGGCTTAGCCTGAGGTAGAGGGAGGCCTTAGAAGCCAGATGCACTGATCCCAGAGGTAGCCAAATCCATTCTCACAACGTGACGGGGTGCGTGGGGATACACGGGGAGCGAAAGAGGTAGTCTGAACCTAAAGCCCTTGCTTCAAAGGTCAAGACCTCCCTCGTCAAAAGCTGCTGGGCTgaaagggggagaggaaggagcatCAACATTAGTGCAAATGTTAAAGCACTGTAAATAGCTCTAAGAAATCCCGATGATGCACCACCGGTTCTTTTTTCCCGGGACATGTGCATTAGGGGAAGCTTTTCCCGGAGGTTCCTGTGAGCAAGGCCAGCGGGAGTGAGACGGCTGCCACCCCCTATCCCACCCCCCGCACCTGCAGCCTCTAGCTGAGCTGGggacc
This Lathamus discolor isolate bLatDis1 chromosome 4, bLatDis1.hap1, whole genome shotgun sequence DNA region includes the following protein-coding sequences:
- the POU3F3 gene encoding POU domain, class 3, transcription factor 3 isoform X3, which produces MAAATSNPYLPGNGILAAGSIVHADSGGGGGGGGGGMQPGSVAVTSVAGGYRGDPAAKMVQSDFMPGAMAASNGGHMLSHAHQWVTALPHAAAAAAAAAAAAAEAGSPWSGSPVGMTGSPQQPPPPPDVKGSGGRDDLHSGAALHHRPPHLGPPHQGHPAAWGAAAAAHLPSMAGGQQQQQSLLYSQPGGFTVNGMLSPPPGGQSLVHPGLVRGETPELGEHPGHHHHHHHQHPGHHPPHHGGVNSHDPHSDEDTPTSDDLEQFAKQFKQRRIKLGFTQADVGLALGTLYGNVFSQTTICRFEALQLSFKNMCKLKPLLNKWLEEADSSTGSPTSIDKIAAQGRKRKKRTSIEIKGFRRTEHLQLHLSELLLS
- the POU3F3 gene encoding POU domain, class 3, transcription factor 3 isoform X1 — its product is MAAATSNPYLPGNGILAAGSIVHADSGGGGGGGGGGMQPGSVAVTSVAGGYRGDPAAKMVQSDFMPGAMAASNGGHMLSHAHQWVTALPHAAAAAAAAAAAAAEAGSPWSGSPVGMTGSPQQPPPPPDVKGSGGRDDLHSGAALHHRPPHLGPPHQGHPAAWGAAAAAHLPSMAGGQQQQQSLLYSQPGGFTVNGMLSPPPGGQSLVHPGLVRGETPELGEHPGHHHHHHHQHPGHHPPHHGGVNSHDPHSDEDTPTSDDLEQFAKQFKQRRIKLGFTQADVGLALGTLYGNVFSQTTICRFEALQLSFKNMCKLKPLLNKWLEEADSSTGSPTSIDKIAAQGRKRKKRTSIEVSVKGALESHFLKCPKPSAQEITNLADSLQLEKEVVRVWFCNRRQKEKRMTPPGIQQQTPDDVYSQVGTVNSDTPPPHHGLQASVQ
- the POU3F3 gene encoding POU domain, class 3, transcription factor 3 isoform X2 → MAAATSNPYLPGNGILAAGSIVHADSGGGGGGGGGGMQPGSVAVTSVAGGYRGDPAAKMVQSDFMPGAMAASNGGHMLSHAHQWVTALPHAAAAAAAAAAAAAEAGSPWSGSPVGMTGSPQQPPPPPDVKGSGGRDDLHSGAALHHRPPHLGPPHQGHPAAWGAAAAAHLPSMAGGQQQQQSLLYSQPGGFTVNGMLSPPPGGQSLVHPGLVRGETPELGEHPGHHHHHHHQHPGHHPPHHGGVNSHDPHSDEDTPTSDDLEQFAKQFKQRRIKLGFTQADVGLALGTLYGNVFSQTTICRFEALQLSFKNMCKLKPLLNKWLEEADSSTGSPTSIDKIAAQGRKRKKRTSIEKEKRMTPPGIQQQTPDDVYSQVGTVNSDTPPPHHGLQASVQ